One Moorella sp. E308F genomic region harbors:
- a CDS encoding glycoside hydrolase family 15 protein yields MKHRPYYGFIGNGETAALIAPDFSIAWLCVPRFDSFPLFAAALCPESGGSLRLNIEPKITPVSQRYLPESNVLETIGKGHGLQVTVLDFMPWGYHHLSRLIILENTGTVTLKPRVDWVARPIVTSVHTFKVRFQGSFQFISGPEGAACIGMAGSPGPTSTLTLKPGEKHRFWLVLAYGSSLTLARQHWTAGFYSSLEENLTWWRQWLRKARRPHTTNPEVMEAYYRSLMVLKLLTYERTGAIIAAPTTSFPAVPGGNDNWDYRYCWLRDGYFTALAFDAAGYHEEARNFYEFALSLQQPDGGWYMPLVPVEGRGGTEYIAADLAGPNGEKPIRFGNAAMHQIQLDNAGNVLDGLWNHYLATRDREYIRSRWDAIRRAAIWLENYWDQPENGIWEIRERKDHWLYGKILCYAGLTAASHLSIEMGRLQWAGRWHRAASRVRRQLLIHGWSAERQAYLQHYGPDAPLDISVLALEFYGLLAANHPRLQKTVAAMEKLAPVARGESSGRGGLNMWGGIARFEHAAIPFYLPTLWLGRYYLHAGNYERAHELLQVCLDNATDLYLMAEHFDPRTGEQWGNFPQGFSHQEIVRFLLDYAYREE; encoded by the coding sequence TTGAAACATCGGCCATATTACGGGTTTATCGGCAATGGTGAAACAGCCGCCCTTATTGCTCCTGACTTTTCCATTGCCTGGCTGTGCGTGCCACGTTTTGACAGTTTTCCCCTTTTCGCTGCCGCCCTGTGCCCGGAAAGTGGCGGTAGCCTGCGCCTAAACATTGAACCCAAAATAACGCCTGTAAGCCAGCGCTACCTACCGGAAAGCAATGTTCTGGAAACTATTGGTAAAGGCCATGGCCTGCAGGTTACTGTTCTGGACTTTATGCCATGGGGCTACCACCATTTGAGTCGCCTAATTATTCTAGAAAATACCGGCACAGTAACTTTAAAGCCCAGGGTAGATTGGGTGGCCCGGCCCATTGTTACCAGTGTCCATACTTTTAAAGTCCGGTTCCAGGGATCTTTTCAATTTATCTCCGGTCCCGAAGGCGCAGCCTGCATTGGCATGGCCGGTTCACCGGGACCTACTTCCACCCTGACTTTAAAACCGGGTGAAAAGCATCGTTTCTGGCTGGTTCTGGCTTACGGCTCCAGTTTAACCCTGGCCCGCCAGCACTGGACGGCGGGCTTCTACAGCTCCCTGGAAGAAAATCTCACCTGGTGGCGCCAGTGGCTGAGGAAAGCCCGGCGGCCCCATACTACTAACCCGGAAGTTATGGAAGCATACTACCGCAGCTTGATGGTTTTAAAACTCCTAACCTACGAGCGTACCGGCGCCATTATTGCGGCCCCGACCACCTCTTTTCCCGCCGTACCCGGCGGCAACGACAACTGGGACTACCGCTATTGCTGGCTGCGAGACGGGTATTTCACCGCCCTGGCCTTTGATGCCGCCGGCTATCATGAGGAAGCACGCAATTTCTATGAATTCGCCCTTTCTTTACAACAGCCCGACGGAGGCTGGTATATGCCCCTGGTACCTGTGGAAGGAAGGGGTGGTACCGAATACATCGCCGCAGACCTAGCCGGCCCCAATGGGGAAAAACCTATTCGCTTCGGCAACGCTGCCATGCACCAGATTCAGCTGGATAATGCCGGTAACGTCCTGGACGGCCTGTGGAACCACTATCTGGCCACCCGGGACCGGGAATATATCCGCTCCCGCTGGGATGCCATCCGCCGGGCGGCCATCTGGCTGGAAAATTACTGGGACCAGCCGGAAAACGGCATCTGGGAAATCCGCGAACGCAAGGATCACTGGTTATATGGTAAAATCCTCTGCTATGCTGGTTTAACAGCCGCCTCCCATTTATCTATCGAAATGGGGCGGTTGCAGTGGGCCGGCCGGTGGCACCGGGCGGCAAGTCGCGTCCGCCGCCAGCTCCTTATCCACGGCTGGTCGGCAGAGCGCCAAGCCTACCTGCAGCATTACGGTCCTGACGCTCCCCTGGATATATCCGTGCTGGCCTTGGAATTTTATGGTTTACTGGCAGCCAACCACCCCCGTTTACAGAAGACGGTAGCCGCCATGGAAAAGCTTGCGCCTGTTGCCAGGGGCGAGTCTTCAGGCCGGGGCGGGCTTAATATGTGGGGCGGGATCGCCCGTTTTGAACACGCGGCTATTCCTTTTTACCTGCCCACCCTGTGGCTGGGGCGCTATTACCTCCACGCCGGCAACTACGAGCGGGCGCATGAACTATTACAGGTCTGCCTGGATAATGCTACTGACCTTTACCTGATGGCCGAACACTTCGACCCCCGGACCGGCGAGCAGTGGGGCAATTTTCCCCAGGGTTTCAGCCACCAGGAAATAGTCCGGTTCTTGCTTGACTACGCCTACCGGGAGGAATAA
- the spoVAE gene encoding stage V sporulation protein AE, whose product MAFLIGGLICLVGQLIMDLTPYKVTPAHILVGFVTGGAILSALGLYGPLVKIGGAGATIPISGFGHNLAQGTLEAVQAKGLLGAFSGGITAGAAGIAAAVIFGFTMAVLFNPRG is encoded by the coding sequence ATGGCCTTTCTTATTGGCGGCCTCATCTGCCTGGTGGGGCAGCTCATTATGGATCTGACGCCATACAAGGTAACACCGGCCCATATCCTGGTAGGTTTTGTTACGGGTGGGGCTATTTTAAGCGCCCTGGGCCTCTATGGCCCCCTGGTGAAAATCGGTGGGGCGGGAGCTACTATCCCCATCAGCGGTTTTGGCCATAACCTGGCCCAGGGTACCCTCGAAGCCGTCCAGGCTAAAGGGCTCCTGGGCGCCTTCAGCGGTGGTATCACCGCCGGGGCTGCAGGTATTGCGGCAGCAGTAATTTTTGGTTTTACGATGGCCGTTTTATTTAATCCCCGGGGCTAG
- a CDS encoding acyl-CoA dehydratase activase-related protein has protein sequence MKVTFPHMGHLWLVLKAALEGIGLEVVVPPPCTRRTMELGVRHAPESACLPLKVNLGNFLEAKELGADTIVMAGGVGPCRIGYYAQVQREILRDIGCDYEMVVFEPPDVHFSEVWDKVKYLNRRPWQEGVRGVILAWQKACAVDSLEQELQRLRPREAKPGQADAVFQRALRELDAAGSSGEIKRIVKKVKSEMAKIPRHTNGPVLRVGIVGEIYTVLEPLVNLNIERRLGALGVEVVRGLFLSRWINDNLFKGLLPLPGHNPEKTAPPFLNHFVGGHGWESVGDTVTFARQGCNGIIQLAPLTCMPEIVAHSVMPSVQEANGIPVMTIYLDEQTGEAGLQTRLEAFVDMLRWQKGAPQGHR, from the coding sequence ATGAAGGTAACTTTTCCCCATATGGGCCACCTTTGGCTGGTCTTGAAGGCAGCCCTGGAAGGCATCGGCCTGGAGGTGGTGGTCCCACCGCCCTGCACCCGCCGCACCATGGAACTGGGCGTGCGCCATGCGCCGGAATCGGCCTGCCTGCCCTTAAAGGTCAACCTAGGTAATTTCCTGGAGGCAAAAGAACTGGGCGCCGATACCATCGTCATGGCCGGCGGGGTGGGGCCCTGCCGCATCGGGTATTACGCCCAGGTGCAGCGGGAGATCCTCCGGGACATCGGCTGCGACTATGAGATGGTGGTCTTTGAACCACCGGATGTTCATTTTTCTGAAGTCTGGGATAAAGTTAAATACTTGAACCGCAGGCCCTGGCAGGAGGGGGTACGCGGGGTAATCCTGGCCTGGCAAAAGGCCTGCGCTGTCGATTCCCTGGAACAGGAATTGCAACGACTGCGGCCCAGGGAAGCAAAGCCCGGTCAGGCCGATGCCGTCTTCCAGCGCGCTTTGCGGGAGCTAGACGCGGCCGGCAGCAGCGGGGAGATTAAAAGGATCGTTAAAAAAGTAAAAAGCGAAATGGCGAAAATACCCCGGCATACCAACGGCCCGGTGCTGCGGGTGGGTATTGTTGGCGAAATCTATACCGTCCTCGAACCCCTGGTTAACCTGAATATCGAAAGGCGCCTGGGGGCTCTGGGGGTAGAAGTGGTCCGGGGGCTTTTCCTCAGCCGCTGGATTAATGATAACCTGTTTAAAGGTCTCCTGCCCCTGCCCGGCCACAACCCGGAAAAAACAGCCCCGCCCTTTCTCAACCACTTTGTCGGCGGCCATGGCTGGGAATCGGTAGGGGATACAGTTACCTTTGCCCGGCAGGGTTGCAACGGCATCATTCAGCTGGCACCCCTTACCTGCATGCCGGAAATAGTCGCCCACTCCGTGATGCCGTCTGTCCAGGAGGCTAATGGCATACCCGTGATGACTATTTACCTGGATGAACAGACGGGCGAAGCCGGCCTGCAGACTCGCCTGGAAGCCTTCGTAGATATGCTCCGCTGGCAGAAGGGCGCTCCACAAGGGCACAGGTAG
- a CDS encoding spore germination protein: protein MTISGDIVKVDKKADVNVDWISKELGVGESFDVVRRNITFAGRKATLFYIDGLVKDDIMTYLLISFSRLEREDLAPDAFFKLYKQYLSYIEVEALDDLHKAVDKILCGGVVMIVDGFDKVILIDVRKYPARNPEESDLERVVRGSRDNFVETLLFNTNLLRRRIRDPKLRTEILQVGSRSKTDVAIVYIKDIANPRLVDTIKERIKAIKMDGLPMAEKSLEEFIGPGSFWNPFPRVRYTERPDVAAAHLLEGHVLVMVDTSPSVMILPATLFHHLQHAEEFRQAPLIGTFLRTVRFLGVAISVFLPPLWLLVVLKPELLPPGLSWIGPKKLGAIPLVWQFILAELGIDLMRMAAIHTPTALATALGLIAAVLIGDIAVAVGFFNPEVILYMAIAAVGIFSTPSYELGMANTLVRIALLAGVGLFRLPGFVAVTLGAFLLLLTTKSFGLPYLWPLIPFNGSALKDIFVRPPVPLQKLRPRALHPLDIDRQPYPEPARKPLEREKRIWSQFMKDEDDNREK, encoded by the coding sequence ATGACCATCTCAGGGGATATTGTCAAAGTTGATAAAAAAGCTGATGTCAACGTCGACTGGATTAGCAAGGAGTTGGGTGTCGGCGAAAGCTTTGACGTCGTCAGGCGCAATATTACCTTTGCCGGCCGCAAAGCGACACTGTTTTATATTGACGGTCTGGTCAAAGATGATATTATGACCTATCTCCTCATCTCTTTCTCCCGGCTGGAGCGGGAGGACCTGGCCCCCGATGCTTTTTTTAAGCTTTATAAGCAGTATCTAAGCTACATTGAAGTCGAAGCCCTGGATGACCTGCATAAAGCTGTCGATAAAATTCTCTGCGGCGGCGTTGTAATGATTGTTGACGGCTTTGATAAGGTTATCTTGATAGATGTGCGGAAGTATCCCGCCCGCAATCCAGAGGAATCAGACCTGGAACGGGTAGTCCGCGGTTCCCGCGACAATTTTGTTGAAACCCTTTTATTTAATACCAACCTTTTGCGCCGCCGCATCCGTGACCCCAAACTGCGAACCGAAATCCTGCAAGTGGGCAGCCGTTCAAAAACTGACGTGGCCATAGTTTATATCAAGGATATCGCCAACCCGCGCCTGGTGGATACCATTAAAGAAAGAATTAAAGCAATTAAAATGGATGGATTGCCCATGGCGGAAAAATCCCTGGAGGAGTTTATTGGCCCGGGAAGTTTCTGGAATCCCTTCCCGCGGGTACGCTATACCGAACGGCCGGATGTGGCCGCCGCCCATCTCCTGGAGGGGCACGTCCTGGTGATGGTGGATACTTCTCCCAGCGTCATGATCCTCCCGGCAACCCTTTTCCACCATCTCCAGCACGCCGAAGAATTTCGCCAGGCCCCTCTGATTGGTACTTTTTTACGCACGGTGCGCTTCTTAGGCGTCGCTATATCCGTATTTTTACCACCACTGTGGCTTCTCGTTGTCTTAAAGCCGGAACTGCTACCTCCTGGCCTGTCATGGATCGGGCCTAAAAAATTAGGGGCTATCCCCCTGGTATGGCAATTTATCCTTGCCGAACTGGGCATTGACCTTATGCGCATGGCGGCCATTCATACCCCTACAGCCCTGGCCACGGCTTTAGGATTAATAGCCGCTGTGTTGATAGGCGATATTGCCGTGGCGGTAGGTTTTTTTAACCCGGAAGTAATTCTTTATATGGCCATTGCCGCCGTCGGTATCTTTTCGACGCCAAGCTACGAACTGGGTATGGCCAATACCCTGGTACGGATTGCCTTGTTAGCCGGCGTAGGGCTGTTCCGCCTGCCCGGTTTTGTGGCCGTGACCCTTGGGGCCTTTTTATTGCTGCTTACTACCAAATCATTCGGCCTGCCCTATCTCTGGCCCCTGATACCCTTTAACGGCAGTGCATTAAAAGATATTTTTGTGCGGCCACCGGTTCCCTTACAAAAATTACGTCCTCGTGCTCTCCACCCCCTTGACATAGACCGGCAACCCTACCCGGAACCGGCCCGCAAGCCCTTAGAGCGGGAAAAACGCATCTGGTCGCAATTTATGAAAGACGAGGATGATAACCGTGAAAAATAA
- a CDS encoding acyl-CoA dehydratase activase-related protein, producing the protein MKNKKWRLGVPRALFYYYYGPWWETFFEALGAEVIVSPPTCREIMDLGVSLAVAEACLPVKVYYGHAAWLASRVDALFVPRLVSVEKKSFICPKLMGLPDMLRAALKPCPPIIDTTVNLARRPEEGLAAAVQGMARSLGVKGYRVDLATAAAEARYHAWLAGQQGDSMAAADCREEEPASGVYRSGSSQGKESRDALQIGVIGHGYLLYDQYLGMDIPGKVKKLGGKVILPENLTTLQVETACRQLPKRLYWTLGRKIMGAALYLMEQENVAGLIHLTAFGCGPDSLVGDLAERYARRRGKPFLLVTLDEHTGEAGLNTRLEAFMDMLCRRRTA; encoded by the coding sequence GTGAAAAATAAAAAGTGGCGTTTGGGGGTGCCGCGCGCCCTCTTTTATTATTACTACGGCCCCTGGTGGGAAACCTTTTTTGAGGCCCTGGGAGCCGAAGTGATAGTTTCGCCACCAACTTGCAGGGAAATTATGGACCTGGGGGTAAGCCTGGCAGTAGCCGAAGCCTGCCTGCCGGTAAAGGTCTATTACGGTCACGCTGCCTGGCTGGCCTCTCGGGTAGATGCCCTTTTTGTACCCCGGCTGGTCAGTGTGGAAAAAAAGAGCTTTATCTGCCCCAAACTCATGGGCCTGCCTGACATGCTGCGGGCGGCCTTAAAGCCCTGCCCGCCCATTATCGATACTACGGTCAATCTTGCCCGCCGGCCTGAGGAAGGCCTGGCTGCGGCTGTGCAGGGAATGGCCAGGTCACTGGGGGTGAAGGGATATCGTGTCGATCTGGCAACAGCGGCAGCGGAGGCCCGTTACCACGCCTGGTTGGCCGGGCAGCAGGGAGATAGTATGGCTGCAGCTGACTGCAGAGAGGAAGAGCCGGCTTCAGGAGTTTACCGTTCTGGTTCCAGCCAGGGCAAAGAGAGCCGCGACGCTTTGCAGATAGGGGTTATTGGCCACGGTTACCTTCTCTATGACCAATACCTTGGCATGGATATCCCCGGAAAGGTGAAAAAGTTAGGAGGAAAGGTGATTTTACCCGAAAATTTAACCACTCTCCAGGTAGAAACAGCCTGCCGGCAGCTACCGAAACGCCTCTACTGGACCCTGGGGCGGAAAATCATGGGGGCGGCCCTGTACCTGATGGAACAGGAAAACGTTGCCGGCCTGATTCACCTGACGGCCTTTGGCTGCGGTCCCGATTCCCTGGTGGGCGACCTGGCCGAACGCTATGCTCGCCGCCGGGGCAAGCCCTTTTTGTTGGTGACTTTAGACGAGCATACCGGCGAGGCCGGCCTCAATACAAGGCTGGAGGCTTTCATGGATATGCTCTGCCGGAGGCGAACCGCATGA
- the spoVAD gene encoding stage V sporulation protein AD: MSAPKRVGQHTIQFANPPVIVATATVVGPKEGEGPLGNTFDMVIDDSYFGEETWEKAERKMLEEAVKMVIAKAQLKPQDIDFLLAGDLLNQTISANYAARSLGIPFLGLYGACSTMYEGMALAAMLIDGGFAHHVVAACSSHYDTAERQYRFPTEQGVQRPPTAQWTVTGAGAVLMAPAGNGPRVTHATIGRVLDVGIKDPNDMGSAMAPAAVDTIVRHFQDTGRGPVDYDLIITGDLGRVGHDIATKLLGEQKYDVSKNYSDCGILIYDHERQDTHAGGSGCACSAVVFAGHLMGKLNEGRYKRILGVGTGALLSTTATQQGESIPGIGHGVVIEKL, encoded by the coding sequence TTGAGCGCACCCAAAAGAGTAGGGCAACATACCATCCAGTTTGCCAACCCGCCGGTCATTGTTGCTACGGCAACAGTTGTTGGTCCCAAGGAAGGGGAGGGACCCCTGGGCAACACCTTTGACATGGTTATTGACGACAGCTACTTTGGTGAGGAAACGTGGGAAAAGGCCGAGCGCAAAATGCTGGAAGAAGCCGTCAAAATGGTAATCGCCAAGGCTCAGCTTAAACCCCAGGATATCGATTTCCTCCTGGCCGGAGATCTGTTAAACCAGACCATTTCCGCCAACTATGCCGCCCGGAGCCTGGGGATACCCTTCCTGGGCCTGTACGGGGCCTGCTCCACAATGTATGAGGGGATGGCCCTGGCAGCCATGCTCATTGACGGCGGTTTTGCCCACCACGTAGTGGCGGCCTGCAGCAGCCACTATGATACGGCGGAACGCCAGTACCGCTTTCCTACCGAGCAGGGCGTGCAGCGACCGCCGACGGCCCAGTGGACGGTAACCGGGGCCGGAGCCGTTTTAATGGCGCCGGCGGGCAACGGGCCCCGCGTCACCCATGCCACCATCGGCCGGGTACTGGATGTGGGGATCAAGGACCCCAATGATATGGGTTCAGCCATGGCTCCGGCGGCCGTCGATACCATTGTCCGCCACTTCCAGGATACCGGCCGTGGCCCTGTTGATTATGACCTGATTATTACCGGTGACCTGGGCCGGGTCGGGCATGATATTGCTACAAAACTCCTGGGCGAGCAAAAGTACGATGTCTCCAAGAACTACAGCGACTGCGGCATCCTAATTTATGATCACGAACGCCAGGATACCCATGCCGGCGGCAGCGGCTGTGCCTGCTCGGCGGTGGTTTTTGCCGGCCATTTAATGGGTAAACTAAATGAAGGCCGCTATAAGCGCATCCTGGGGGTCGGTACCGGGGCTCTGTTGAGCACAACGGCAACCCAGCAGGGGGAATCCATCCCCGGCATCGGCCACGGCGTGGTGATAGAAAAATTATAG
- the otsB gene encoding trehalose-phosphatase yields MSPAQLAAKVRDYPEVLLMCDYDGTLVPLAPRPELARPNIHLLTLLRQLVSRPGFHLAIISGRGLKDLQELLPVAGLYLAGLHGAEVATPERQVINLLPSGQEDIPWKDIFRLACQIIADIPGVFVENKGEAIALHYRLADPKLAAIALKQFRRAMQPFLNNNVELLSGHKVLEVRRRGINKGLAVAYFTRQWPRSLPVYLGDDRTDEDAFAALPAGGLAIRVGNEVASKARYFLPSPAEVVQFLELLISL; encoded by the coding sequence GTGTCTCCGGCTCAGCTAGCAGCTAAAGTCCGTGATTACCCCGAAGTGCTCCTTATGTGTGACTATGACGGCACCCTTGTACCCCTGGCGCCCCGGCCAGAGCTGGCCCGTCCCAATATTCATCTCCTGACCTTGCTGCGGCAGCTGGTATCCAGGCCAGGCTTCCACCTGGCCATAATTAGTGGCCGGGGTCTAAAGGACCTGCAGGAGTTGCTGCCAGTGGCAGGGCTTTATCTTGCCGGCCTGCACGGGGCAGAGGTAGCTACACCGGAAAGGCAGGTAATCAATCTCCTGCCCTCCGGGCAAGAAGATATCCCCTGGAAAGATATTTTTAGGCTGGCCTGCCAGATAATAGCAGATATTCCTGGAGTTTTTGTAGAAAATAAAGGTGAAGCTATAGCCCTACATTACCGCCTGGCTGACCCAAAGCTAGCTGCGATAGCCTTAAAACAGTTTCGCCGGGCCATGCAGCCCTTTTTAAATAACAATGTCGAACTGCTTTCCGGTCATAAAGTGCTGGAAGTTCGTCGCCGGGGCATAAACAAGGGCTTGGCGGTAGCCTACTTCACCAGGCAATGGCCCCGGTCATTACCCGTCTATTTAGGCGATGACCGGACCGATGAAGATGCCTTCGCTGCTTTGCCCGCCGGCGGCCTGGCCATCCGCGTAGGTAACGAGGTTGCCAGCAAAGCCCGCTATTTTTTACCATCCCCGGCAGAAGTTGTTCAGTTCCTGGAGCTTCTGATCTCTTTATAA
- the galU gene encoding UTP--glucose-1-phosphate uridylyltransferase GalU translates to MSTVQKAIIPAAGWGTRFLPATKAQPKEMLPIVDKPAIQFIVEEAVNAGIEDILIITGKNKRAIEDHFDRSLELENLLREKDKEDLLALVEKVAELADIHYIRQKEQLGLGHAVYCARKFIGQEPFAVLLGDDIIVNHPSCLEQMLEVYNEVKSAVIAVQEVPRDEVNRYGVIEPLEINGRLIEVKDLVEKPRPEEAPSNLAVIGRYILVPEIFPLLAGVKPGAGGEIQLTDALRLLAQQQRVYAYRFQGKRYDIGDKLGFLQATVEFALARPDLAGPFREYLTSIISWSPGNLEVAAGKEK, encoded by the coding sequence TTGTCAACGGTACAGAAAGCCATCATTCCAGCTGCCGGATGGGGCACCCGCTTCCTGCCGGCCACCAAGGCCCAGCCCAAAGAAATGCTACCAATTGTTGACAAGCCAGCCATCCAATTCATAGTCGAAGAAGCCGTTAATGCTGGAATAGAGGACATCCTCATTATTACCGGGAAAAACAAACGGGCCATTGAGGATCATTTTGACCGTTCCCTGGAACTGGAGAACCTCCTGCGGGAAAAGGACAAAGAAGACCTGCTGGCCCTAGTGGAAAAGGTGGCTGAACTGGCCGATATCCACTATATAAGGCAGAAGGAACAGCTGGGGTTGGGACATGCCGTTTACTGTGCCCGTAAATTTATCGGCCAGGAGCCCTTTGCCGTCCTGCTGGGGGACGACATCATCGTGAACCACCCCTCATGCCTGGAACAGATGCTGGAAGTTTACAATGAAGTTAAGTCTGCAGTAATTGCTGTCCAGGAAGTACCCCGGGACGAAGTCAACCGTTACGGCGTCATCGAACCCCTGGAAATCAACGGCCGTCTCATCGAGGTTAAAGACCTGGTAGAAAAGCCGCGGCCGGAAGAAGCCCCTTCTAACCTGGCCGTAATCGGCCGTTATATCCTGGTGCCGGAAATCTTCCCCCTCCTGGCCGGGGTAAAACCTGGGGCCGGTGGTGAAATCCAGCTAACCGATGCCCTTCGCCTGCTGGCGCAGCAACAACGGGTTTATGCCTACCGTTTCCAGGGTAAGCGTTACGATATCGGTGATAAATTGGGCTTTCTCCAGGCTACCGTAGAATTCGCCCTGGCCCGCCCGGACCTGGCCGGGCCCTTCCGGGAATACCTGACGAGTATAATCTCTTGGTCCCCGGGTAATCTGGAGGTTGCTGCCGGCAAAGAAAAGTGA
- a CDS encoding acyl-CoA dehydratase activase, whose amino-acid sequence MLTIYLGIDVGSVSTNVVALDEQGQVLTTVYLRTRGQPIQAIQEGLHQVAATLGRGTCVAGVGTTGSGRSLAAVMVGADVIKNEITAHAVAASFSVPGVQTVLEIGGQDSKIIILRQGIVTDFAMNTVCAAGTGSFLDQQAARLGIPIEDFGRRALEAKSPVRIAGRCAVFAESDMIHKQQQGHPLEDILAGLCEALVRNYLNNVGKGKEILPPVVFQGGVAANAGMRQAFNRALGTEVIVPEHYGVMGAFGAALLAREMQPKASTFRGFDLTEREFRTGGFECQGCANHCEVVELREGRQVLARWGDRCGKWSNAVAV is encoded by the coding sequence ATGCTAACGATTTACCTTGGTATAGATGTTGGCTCGGTGAGCACCAACGTTGTAGCCCTGGATGAACAGGGGCAGGTACTTACCACCGTCTACCTGCGTACCCGCGGCCAGCCAATCCAGGCCATCCAGGAAGGCTTACACCAGGTTGCAGCTACTTTAGGCAGAGGTACATGCGTCGCAGGTGTCGGTACTACCGGCAGCGGCCGTTCCCTGGCAGCTGTTATGGTAGGGGCTGATGTGATCAAAAATGAAATTACCGCCCATGCCGTGGCCGCCAGCTTCTCCGTGCCCGGGGTGCAGACAGTTCTGGAGATTGGCGGCCAGGATTCTAAGATTATCATCCTCCGCCAAGGCATAGTAACGGACTTTGCCATGAATACCGTCTGCGCGGCCGGTACCGGCTCCTTCCTGGACCAGCAGGCGGCCCGCTTAGGGATCCCCATTGAAGACTTCGGTCGCCGCGCCCTGGAGGCCAAAAGTCCGGTGCGTATTGCCGGGCGCTGCGCCGTCTTTGCCGAATCCGATATGATTCACAAACAACAGCAGGGTCATCCCCTTGAGGACATCCTCGCTGGTTTATGTGAGGCTCTGGTACGTAACTACTTAAATAACGTCGGCAAAGGGAAAGAAATCCTGCCGCCTGTTGTTTTCCAGGGTGGGGTGGCGGCCAATGCTGGCATGCGCCAGGCTTTTAACCGTGCCCTGGGGACGGAGGTAATCGTCCCCGAACACTACGGTGTCATGGGAGCCTTTGGGGCCGCCCTGCTGGCCAGGGAAATGCAGCCTAAAGCAAGCACCTTTAGGGGCTTTGATCTTACCGAGCGGGAATTCCGTACCGGTGGTTTTGAGTGCCAGGGTTGCGCCAATCACTGTGAAGTGGTGGAACTGCGAGAAGGACGGCAGGTCCTGGCCCGTTGGGGCGACCGCTGCGGTAAATGGAGTAACGCCGTAGCGGTATAA
- the spoVAC gene encoding stage V sporulation protein AC, producing MADSTKQPGPPKKPLTLAEQVKQQKQTYDQQAYQRLADSVKPRPRVLVNALNAFWVGGIISALAQIITLIFASAGLNPRDAASATVIVMVFLGAFLTGLGVYDEIGKVAGAGSIIPITGFANSIVAPAMEYKREGFVFGVAARMFNIAGPVLVYGFIVSVLIGLIAYFLK from the coding sequence ATGGCTGACAGTACCAAACAGCCGGGGCCGCCCAAGAAGCCCCTGACCCTGGCGGAACAGGTAAAGCAGCAAAAACAGACCTACGACCAGCAGGCCTACCAGCGCCTGGCCGACAGCGTTAAACCCAGGCCCAGGGTTCTTGTTAACGCCCTCAATGCCTTCTGGGTCGGGGGGATCATCTCGGCCCTGGCCCAGATCATTACCCTTATTTTTGCTTCTGCCGGTTTAAACCCCAGGGATGCTGCTTCGGCAACAGTAATAGTTATGGTTTTCCTGGGGGCCTTCCTGACCGGCCTGGGGGTATACGATGAAATTGGCAAAGTCGCCGGTGCCGGTTCTATTATCCCCATTACCGGGTTTGCCAACTCCATCGTGGCACCGGCCATGGAGTATAAACGGGAGGGTTTCGTCTTTGGCGTGGCGGCGAGGATGTTTAACATTGCCGGGCCGGTACTTGTATACGGTTTTATAGTTTCCGTCTTAATAGGCCTTATTGCTTATTTCCTGAAGTAG